The following proteins are encoded in a genomic region of Amycolatopsis sulphurea:
- the rplB gene encoding 50S ribosomal protein L2, giving the protein MGIRKYKPTTPGRRGSSVSDFAEITRSTPEKSLLRPLSGTGGRNSSGKITTRHKGGGHKRAYRVIDFRRHDKDGVPAKVAHIEYDPNRTARIALLHYADGEKRYIIAPDKLKQGDPIENGPRADIKPGNNLPLRNIPVGTVIHAIELRPGGGAKIARSAGARVQLVAKDGPYAQLRMPSGEIRNVDVRNRATVGEVGNSEHGNINWGKAGRNRWRGKRPTVRGVVMNPVDHPHGGGEGKTSGGRHPVNPNGKPEGRTRKRKPSDALIVRRRRTGKNKR; this is encoded by the coding sequence ATGGGCATCCGCAAGTACAAGCCGACGACCCCGGGTCGTCGCGGTTCGAGCGTCTCGGACTTCGCCGAGATCACCCGGTCCACGCCGGAGAAGTCGCTGCTGCGTCCGCTGAGCGGCACGGGCGGCCGGAACTCCTCGGGCAAGATCACCACCCGGCACAAGGGTGGCGGCCACAAGCGCGCCTACCGCGTGATCGACTTCCGTCGCCACGACAAGGACGGCGTGCCGGCCAAGGTCGCGCACATCGAGTACGACCCCAACCGCACCGCGCGCATCGCGCTGCTGCACTACGCCGATGGCGAGAAGCGCTACATCATCGCCCCGGACAAGCTGAAGCAGGGCGACCCGATCGAGAACGGTCCGCGCGCGGACATCAAGCCGGGCAACAACCTGCCGCTGCGCAACATCCCGGTCGGCACCGTGATCCACGCGATCGAGCTGCGCCCCGGTGGCGGCGCGAAGATCGCCCGGTCCGCCGGTGCGCGCGTGCAGCTCGTGGCCAAGGACGGGCCGTACGCCCAGCTGCGGATGCCTTCGGGCGAGATCCGCAACGTGGACGTGCGCAACCGCGCCACGGTCGGCGAGGTCGGCAACTCCGAGCACGGCAACATCAACTGGGGCAAGGCCGGCCGCAACCGCTGGCGCGGCAAGCGCCCCACGGTCCGCGGTGTCGTGATGAACCCGGTCGACCACCCGCACGGTGGTGGTGAAGGGAAGACCTCCGGTGGTCGCCACCCGGTCAACCCGAACGGTAAGCCCGAGGGACGTACGCGCAAGCGCAAGCCGAGCGACGCCCTCATCGTCCGCCGCCGGCGTACCGGCAAGAACAAGCGCTGA
- the rplW gene encoding 50S ribosomal protein L23, which translates to MSSIAIPDPRDILLAPVISEKSYGLLEDHKYTFIVRPDANKTQIKIAVEKVFGVKVVSVNTANRQGKRKRTRAGFGKRKDTKRAIVTLSPESKAIEIFGGPTA; encoded by the coding sequence GTGAGCTCGATCGCCATTCCGGATCCCCGCGACATCCTGCTCGCGCCGGTCATCTCGGAGAAGTCCTACGGGCTGCTCGAGGACCACAAGTACACGTTCATCGTGCGTCCGGACGCCAACAAGACCCAGATCAAGATCGCGGTCGAGAAGGTGTTCGGCGTCAAGGTGGTCAGTGTCAACACGGCCAACCGCCAGGGCAAGCGGAAGCGGACTCGCGCCGGCTTCGGCAAGCGCAAGGACACCAAGCGCGCCATCGTGACTCTTTCGCCCGAGAGCAAGGCGATCGAGATCTTCGGCGGACCCACCGCGTAA
- the rplD gene encoding 50S ribosomal protein L4 — protein sequence MTSVELKTPAGKADGTLELPAEIFDVQANIALMHQVVVAQQAAARQGTHDTKTRGEVSGGGKKPYRQKGTGRARQGSTRAPQFTGGGVVHGPTPRDYSQRTPKKMKAAALRGALSDRARAGQLHVVTELVTGEKPSTKAAKTALAGVTQAKRVLVVLHRGEELSWVSLRNLPEIHLIWADQLNTYDVLVNDDVVFTRAAYEAFVAGPVRGKGAKAVARESEVAEGSDDK from the coding sequence ATGACCAGCGTCGAGCTGAAGACCCCGGCCGGTAAAGCCGACGGCACGCTCGAACTCCCCGCGGAGATCTTCGACGTGCAGGCCAACATCGCGCTGATGCACCAGGTCGTGGTGGCCCAGCAGGCCGCCGCGCGCCAGGGCACGCACGACACGAAGACCCGTGGCGAGGTCTCCGGTGGCGGCAAGAAGCCGTACCGGCAGAAGGGCACCGGCCGCGCGCGGCAGGGTTCGACCCGCGCCCCGCAGTTCACCGGTGGTGGCGTCGTGCACGGCCCCACGCCGCGCGACTACTCGCAGCGCACCCCGAAGAAGATGAAGGCCGCCGCCCTGCGCGGTGCCCTCTCCGACCGGGCGCGCGCCGGGCAGCTGCACGTCGTGACGGAACTGGTCACCGGCGAGAAGCCCTCGACCAAGGCCGCCAAGACCGCGCTCGCCGGGGTGACCCAGGCCAAGCGCGTGCTCGTGGTGCTGCACCGCGGCGAGGAGCTGAGCTGGGTTTCGCTGCGGAACCTGCCCGAGATCCACCTGATCTGGGCCGACCAGCTCAACACCTACGACGTGCTCGTCAACGACGACGTCGTGTTCACCAGGGCTGCCTACGAAGCCTTTGTCGCCGGTCCCGTGCGGGGCAAGGGTGCCAAGGCCGTGGCGCGCGAAAGCGAAGTTGCGGAAGGGAGTGACGACAAGTGA
- the rplC gene encoding 50S ribosomal protein L3, with protein MSDRQVKGILGTKLGMTQVFDEQNRVVPVTVVKAGPNVVTQVRTQDKDGYTAVQLAFGAIDPRKVNKPRTGHYDKAGVTPRRFLAELRTTDAETYEVGQEITAEVFAAGTSVDVTGTSKGKGYAGVMKRHGFKGQGASHGAQAVHRKPGSIGGCATPGRVFKGLRMAGRMGNDRVTTQGLTVHAVRAEDGLLLIKGAVPGPKGGLLFVRSAAKGGN; from the coding sequence ATGTCTGACAGGCAGGTAAAGGGCATCCTGGGCACGAAGCTCGGCATGACCCAGGTCTTCGACGAGCAGAACCGGGTCGTCCCGGTGACCGTCGTCAAGGCCGGTCCGAACGTGGTCACCCAGGTTCGGACCCAGGACAAGGACGGCTACACGGCCGTGCAGCTGGCGTTCGGCGCGATCGACCCGCGCAAGGTGAACAAGCCGCGCACCGGTCACTACGACAAGGCGGGCGTGACGCCGCGGCGGTTCCTCGCCGAGCTGCGCACCACCGACGCGGAGACCTACGAGGTCGGCCAGGAGATCACCGCCGAGGTGTTCGCCGCCGGTACCTCGGTCGACGTGACCGGTACCAGCAAGGGCAAGGGCTACGCCGGTGTCATGAAGCGCCACGGCTTCAAGGGCCAGGGCGCCAGCCACGGTGCGCAGGCCGTGCACCGCAAGCCGGGCTCGATCGGTGGCTGCGCCACTCCCGGCCGCGTGTTCAAGGGCCTGCGGATGGCGGGCCGGATGGGCAACGACCGGGTCACCACGCAGGGCCTGACCGTGCACGCGGTGCGTGCCGAGGACGGCCTGCTGCTGATCAAGGGCGCCGTGCCCGGTCCCAAGGGCGGCCTGCTGTTCGTGCGCAGCGCCGCGAAGGGTGGTAACTGA
- the rpsJ gene encoding 30S ribosomal protein S10: MAGQKIRIRLKAYDHEAIDSSARKIVETVTRTGARVLGPVPLPTEKNVYCVIRSPHKYKDSREHFEMRTHKRLIDILDPTPKTVDALMRIDLPASVDVNIQ; the protein is encoded by the coding sequence ATGGCGGGACAGAAGATCCGCATTCGGCTCAAGGCCTACGACCACGAGGCGATCGACAGCTCTGCGCGCAAGATCGTGGAGACGGTCACGCGCACCGGCGCCCGGGTTCTCGGGCCGGTGCCGCTGCCCACCGAGAAGAACGTTTACTGCGTCATCCGCTCGCCGCACAAGTACAAGGACTCGCGCGAGCACTTCGAGATGCGCACGCACAAGCGTCTGATCGACATCCTCGACCCGACGCCGAAGACGGTGGACGCGCTCATGCGCATCGACCTCCCGGCGAGCGTCGACGTCAACATCCAGTAG
- the tuf gene encoding elongation factor Tu has translation MAKAKFERSKPHVNIGTIGHVDHGKTTLTAAITKVLHDAYPELNEARAFDQIDNAPEEKQRGITINISHVEYQTEKRHYAHVDAPGHADYIKNMITGAAQMDGAILVVAATDGPMPQTREHVLLARQVGVPYIVVALNKSDMVDDEEILELVELEVRELLSSQEFPGDDAPVVRVSGLKALEGDEKWSQAVLELMHAVDDNVPDPVRELEKPFLMPIEDVFTITGRGTVVTGRVERGQVNVNEEVEIVGIREKSTKTTVTGVEMFRKLLDSGQAGDNVGLLLRGIKREDVERGQVVVKPNTTTPHTDFEGRVYILSKDEGGRHTPFFNNYRPQFYFRTTDVTGVVTLPEGTEMVMPGDNTDITVALIQPVAMDEGLRFAIREGGRTVGAGQVTKINK, from the coding sequence GTGGCGAAGGCGAAGTTCGAGCGGAGCAAGCCGCACGTCAACATCGGCACCATCGGTCACGTCGACCACGGCAAGACCACGCTGACCGCGGCGATCACCAAGGTTCTGCACGACGCGTACCCGGAGCTGAACGAGGCCCGTGCGTTCGACCAGATCGACAACGCGCCGGAAGAGAAGCAGCGCGGTATTACGATCAACATCTCGCACGTCGAGTACCAGACCGAGAAGCGGCACTACGCCCACGTGGACGCGCCCGGTCACGCGGACTACATCAAGAACATGATCACCGGTGCCGCCCAGATGGACGGCGCGATCCTGGTGGTCGCCGCGACCGACGGCCCGATGCCGCAGACCCGCGAGCACGTGCTGCTCGCCCGTCAGGTCGGTGTGCCCTACATCGTCGTGGCGCTGAACAAGTCCGACATGGTCGACGACGAGGAAATCCTCGAGCTCGTCGAGCTGGAGGTCCGCGAACTGCTGTCCTCGCAGGAGTTCCCGGGCGACGACGCGCCGGTCGTGCGCGTGTCCGGCCTCAAGGCGCTCGAGGGCGACGAGAAGTGGTCGCAGGCCGTGCTCGAGCTGATGCACGCCGTCGACGACAACGTGCCGGACCCGGTGCGTGAACTCGAGAAGCCGTTCCTGATGCCGATCGAGGACGTCTTCACCATCACCGGCCGCGGCACCGTGGTGACCGGCCGGGTGGAGCGCGGCCAGGTCAACGTGAACGAAGAGGTCGAGATCGTGGGTATCCGCGAGAAGTCGACCAAGACCACGGTCACCGGCGTCGAGATGTTCCGCAAGCTGCTCGACTCGGGCCAGGCGGGCGACAACGTCGGCCTCCTGCTGCGCGGTATCAAGCGCGAGGACGTCGAGCGCGGCCAGGTCGTGGTGAAGCCCAACACGACCACCCCGCACACCGACTTCGAGGGCCGGGTCTACATCCTGTCGAAGGACGAGGGTGGCCGTCACACCCCGTTCTTCAACAACTACCGTCCGCAGTTCTACTTCCGCACCACCGACGTGACCGGCGTGGTGACCCTTCCCGAGGGCACCGAGATGGTCATGCCGGGCGACAACACGGACATCACGGTCGCGCTGATCCAGCCGGTCGCGATGGACGAGGGTCTGCGGTTCGCCATCCGTGAGGGTGGCCGGACCGTCGGCGCGGGCCAGGTCACCAAGATCAACAAGTGA
- the fusA gene encoding elongation factor G — MARDVLTDLNKVRNIGIMAHIDAGKTTTTERILFYTGINYKLGEVHDGAATMDWMEEEQKRGITITSAATTTFWADHQINLIDTPGHVDFTVEVERNLRVLDGAVAVFDGKEGVEPQSEQVWRQADKYDVPRICFVNKMDKLGADFYYTLKTIEDRLGVKPLAIQLPIGAENEFEGVIDLVRMKALVWKGEVQKGEDYAVEDIPADLADRAAEYREKLIEAVAETDDALMEKFLEGEELSEAEIKSGIRKLVITRAAFPVLAGSAFKNKGVQPMLDAVIDYLPSPLDVPAVEGLLPDGETAVSRKASVDEPFAALAFKIAAHPFFGKLTYIRVYSGKVSAGAQVVNATKERKERIGKIFQMHSNKENPVDDAQVGHIYAVIGLKDTTTGDTLADPQNPIVLESMTFPEPVIRVAIEPKTKADQEKLSLAIQKLAEEDPTFQVKLDEETGQTIIAGMGELHLEVLVNRMKSDYKVEANIGKPQVAYRETIKKTVDKLDYVHKKQTGGSGQFAKVIVKLEPLERTDGALYEFDNKVTGGRVPREYIPSVDAGAQDAMQYGVLAGYPLVGLKFTLLDGAYHEVDSSEMAFKIAGSMAMKEAARKAGPVILEPMMAVEVTTPEDYMGDVIGDLNSRRGQIQAMEERAGTRVVKALVPLSEMFGYVGDLRSRTQGRANYSMVFDSYAEVPANVAKEIIAKATGE; from the coding sequence GTGGCACGTGACGTGCTGACCGACCTGAACAAGGTCCGCAACATCGGGATCATGGCGCACATCGACGCCGGCAAGACCACCACCACCGAGCGGATCCTGTTCTACACCGGGATCAACTACAAGCTCGGCGAAGTCCACGACGGCGCCGCCACCATGGACTGGATGGAGGAGGAGCAGAAGCGGGGGATCACCATCACCTCGGCTGCCACCACCACCTTCTGGGCCGACCACCAGATCAACCTGATCGACACCCCCGGGCACGTCGACTTCACCGTCGAGGTGGAGCGCAACCTGCGGGTGCTCGACGGCGCGGTCGCCGTGTTCGACGGCAAGGAAGGCGTCGAGCCGCAGTCCGAGCAGGTCTGGCGGCAGGCGGACAAGTACGACGTCCCGCGCATCTGCTTCGTCAACAAGATGGACAAGCTGGGTGCGGACTTCTACTACACCCTCAAGACGATCGAGGATCGGCTCGGGGTCAAGCCGCTGGCCATCCAGCTGCCGATCGGTGCCGAGAACGAGTTCGAGGGCGTCATCGACCTGGTCCGGATGAAGGCACTGGTCTGGAAGGGCGAGGTCCAGAAGGGCGAGGACTACGCCGTCGAGGACATCCCGGCCGACCTGGCCGACCGGGCCGCGGAGTACCGCGAGAAGCTGATCGAGGCCGTCGCCGAGACCGACGACGCGCTGATGGAGAAGTTCCTCGAGGGTGAGGAGCTGTCCGAGGCCGAGATCAAGTCCGGCATCCGCAAGCTCGTGATCACCCGTGCGGCGTTCCCGGTGCTGGCCGGTTCCGCGTTCAAGAACAAGGGCGTCCAGCCCATGCTCGACGCGGTCATCGACTACCTGCCCTCGCCGCTGGACGTGCCCGCCGTGGAGGGCCTGCTGCCCGACGGCGAGACCGCGGTCAGCCGCAAGGCCTCGGTGGACGAGCCGTTCGCGGCGCTGGCGTTCAAGATCGCCGCGCACCCGTTCTTCGGCAAGCTGACCTACATCCGGGTCTACTCGGGCAAGGTCTCCGCCGGCGCCCAGGTCGTCAACGCGACCAAGGAGCGCAAGGAGCGCATCGGGAAGATCTTCCAGATGCACTCCAACAAGGAGAACCCGGTCGACGACGCCCAGGTCGGCCACATCTACGCGGTCATCGGCCTGAAGGACACCACCACCGGGGACACCCTGGCCGACCCGCAGAACCCGATCGTGCTTGAGTCGATGACCTTCCCGGAGCCGGTCATCCGGGTGGCCATCGAGCCGAAGACGAAGGCCGACCAGGAGAAGCTCTCCCTGGCGATCCAGAAGCTGGCCGAGGAAGACCCCACGTTCCAGGTCAAGCTGGACGAGGAGACCGGCCAGACGATCATCGCCGGCATGGGCGAGCTGCACCTCGAGGTGCTCGTCAACCGGATGAAGTCCGACTACAAGGTCGAGGCGAACATCGGTAAGCCGCAGGTGGCCTACCGTGAGACGATCAAGAAGACGGTGGACAAACTCGACTACGTCCACAAGAAGCAGACCGGTGGTTCCGGCCAGTTCGCGAAGGTCATCGTGAAGCTGGAGCCGCTCGAGCGCACCGACGGTGCCCTCTACGAGTTCGACAACAAGGTCACCGGTGGCCGCGTGCCGCGGGAGTACATCCCGTCGGTCGACGCGGGCGCCCAGGACGCCATGCAGTACGGCGTGCTGGCCGGCTACCCGCTCGTCGGGTTGAAGTTCACCTTGTTGGATGGCGCGTACCACGAGGTCGACTCTTCGGAAATGGCGTTCAAGATCGCCGGTTCGATGGCGATGAAGGAAGCCGCGAGGAAGGCCGGTCCGGTCATCCTCGAGCCGATGATGGCCGTCGAGGTCACGACTCCCGAGGACTACATGGGAGACGTGATCGGCGACCTCAACTCCCGCCGTGGCCAGATCCAGGCCATGGAGGAGCGCGCCGGTACCCGTGTCGTGAAGGCACTGGTCCCACTGTCGGAGATGTTCGGTTACGTCGGTGACCTGCGGTCCCGCACCCAGGGCCGGGCGAACTACTCCATGGTGTTCGACTCCTACGCCGAGGTTCCCGCGAACGTCGCGAAGGAAATCATCGCGAAGGCGACCGGAGAGTAA
- the rpsG gene encoding 30S ribosomal protein S7 — translation MPRKGPAPKRPLISDPVYASPLVTQLVNKVLKDGKRSLAERIVYGALEGAREKTGTDPVVTLKRALDNVKPTIEVKSRRVGGATYQVPIEVKPGRSTTLALRWLVSFSQARREKTMIERLQNELLDASNGLGASVKRREDTHKMAESNKAFAHYRW, via the coding sequence ATGCCTCGCAAGGGTCCCGCGCCGAAGCGGCCGCTGATCTCCGACCCCGTCTACGCCTCCCCGCTGGTCACCCAGCTGGTGAACAAGGTGCTCAAGGACGGCAAGCGGTCCCTGGCCGAGCGCATCGTCTACGGCGCGCTGGAAGGCGCCCGCGAGAAGACCGGCACCGACCCGGTCGTCACGCTCAAGCGCGCGCTCGACAACGTGAAGCCCACCATCGAGGTGAAGAGCCGCCGCGTCGGTGGTGCCACCTACCAGGTGCCGATCGAGGTCAAGCCCGGCCGCTCCACCACGCTGGCGCTGCGCTGGCTGGTCTCCTTCTCGCAGGCCCGCCGCGAGAAGACGATGATCGAGCGGCTGCAGAACGAGCTGCTGGACGCGAGCAACGGCCTTGGCGCCAGCGTCAAGCGTCGTGAGGACACCCACAAGATGGCCGAGTCGAACAAGGCCTTCGCGCACTACCGCTGGTGA
- the rpsL gene encoding 30S ribosomal protein S12: MPTIQQLVRKGRQDKAAKQKTAALKGSPQRRGVCTRVYTTTPKKPNSALRKVARVKLTSGIEVTAYIPGEGHNLQEHSMVLVRGGRVKDLPGVRYKIIRGSLDTQGVKNRKQARSRYGAKKEKS, from the coding sequence TTGCCCACGATCCAGCAGCTGGTCCGCAAGGGCCGCCAGGACAAGGCTGCCAAGCAGAAGACCGCGGCCCTCAAGGGGAGCCCGCAGCGTCGTGGCGTGTGCACCCGCGTGTACACCACGACCCCGAAGAAGCCGAACTCGGCCCTGCGCAAGGTTGCTCGTGTGAAGCTGACCAGCGGTATCGAGGTCACCGCATACATCCCTGGTGAGGGTCACAACCTCCAGGAGCACTCGATGGTGCTCGTGCGCGGCGGCCGGGTGAAGGACCTGCCGGGTGTTCGCTACAAGATCATCCGCGGTTCCCTCGACACCCAGGGTGTGAAGAACCGCAAGCAGGCGCGCAGCCGGTACGGCGCGAAGAAGGAGAAGAGCTAA
- a CDS encoding LacI family DNA-binding transcriptional regulator, which produces MSRPALETVSGEEFEQMGSPRRRGRVTIRDVAERANVSVSTVSHTFSGKRPISEETRRRVLETAEELRYSPNPSAQSLKLGRSGLVGLVLRPRDAIAGSISGTETIVRLIGAIAVHVVERNCALVLVPSFGDASLRQVPVDGYIVAGPYGSDPVVDELLERNLPTVMIEEDPDRPDLPWVAALDHADGMTRILDGLEARGARNILAIVGKENNAWTRYSREVFLDWSKRRGRSPLVEELYEGEGVQGARLLVEPYLARPDRPDAVVTSAGRFAAGVADIAQKLGLRIPQDLMIASLLDSGYTRSHEPAITSLQAPIEELGGRAVALLFDELDGRQPAPDQEPLKGVIEWRASTGD; this is translated from the coding sequence ATGTCAAGACCCGCCCTGGAGACCGTCTCCGGTGAGGAGTTCGAGCAGATGGGAAGCCCGAGGCGACGTGGCCGGGTGACGATTCGCGATGTTGCCGAGCGTGCCAACGTCTCGGTCAGCACGGTTTCGCACACGTTCTCCGGCAAGCGCCCGATCTCCGAGGAGACGCGACGCCGCGTGCTCGAAACAGCCGAGGAGCTTCGGTACTCGCCGAACCCGTCGGCGCAGTCCCTCAAGCTGGGCCGTTCCGGCCTGGTGGGGCTCGTGCTCCGGCCCCGGGACGCGATCGCGGGCTCGATCAGCGGAACCGAGACCATCGTCCGCCTCATCGGGGCGATCGCTGTCCACGTGGTGGAGCGGAACTGCGCGCTGGTCCTCGTGCCGTCCTTCGGGGACGCATCACTGCGCCAGGTCCCGGTCGACGGGTACATCGTCGCCGGCCCCTACGGCAGTGACCCGGTGGTCGACGAGCTGCTGGAGCGGAACCTTCCCACGGTGATGATCGAAGAGGACCCCGATCGACCCGACCTGCCCTGGGTTGCCGCACTCGACCACGCGGACGGGATGACAAGAATCCTCGACGGGCTCGAAGCGCGGGGCGCGCGCAACATTCTCGCGATCGTCGGCAAGGAGAACAACGCCTGGACCCGCTACTCCCGCGAAGTATTCCTTGACTGGAGCAAGCGACGGGGGCGGTCGCCACTGGTCGAAGAACTCTACGAAGGCGAGGGCGTACAGGGTGCGCGGCTTCTGGTGGAGCCGTATCTCGCCCGGCCGGATCGACCCGATGCGGTAGTCACCTCCGCGGGCCGCTTCGCCGCCGGCGTCGCCGACATTGCGCAGAAGCTCGGGCTGCGAATTCCGCAGGACTTGATGATCGCGTCGCTGCTCGACAGCGGCTACACCCGATCCCACGAGCCGGCGATCACGAGCCTGCAGGCCCCGATCGAGGAACTCGGCGGGCGGGCGGTCGCCCTTCTCTTCGACGAGCTGGACGGCCGGCAGCCCGCGCCTGATCAGGAGCCGCTCAAGGGTGTCATCGAGTGGCGCGCCTCGACCGGCGATTGA
- a CDS encoding MFS transporter — protein MRKRAVGSAAIGQFVEWYDFVVYGYLAVTIGKQFFPATDPVAALLATFAIYGVGFLMRPLGGLLFGHIGDRRGRRNVLSTIILLMGAATAGVGILPTYAVIGIWAPVLLLVCRLIQGLSAGAELIGSNTLVSEYSDPRRRGFLVALTSAFAAVPPIFAALFVLLLQNVMTSASFAAWGWRIPFLLGGAMSLVGLYMRRRLNESPVFEEARAREKVTRAPFREVFTQFKRSLSVTFAIAVLSGLGFYMLSGYMSSYLTVQVGISSNNALLSNSISFVVVFILTIVSGYLSDRWGRKPVLTVGTVLMIIMPIPAFLIAGGGTLWSAAFGQSLIAIGVGIYGGTVGSIFIELFPSRVRFTGGAIGYNAAYVLFAGTAPFLSTWMISRTGNNLAPAFYITGVAIVVLIVTFFLKETAGIPLNQIDEESRPARNLVENPS, from the coding sequence ATGCGGAAGCGAGCCGTCGGCTCGGCGGCGATCGGCCAGTTCGTCGAGTGGTACGACTTCGTCGTATACGGCTATCTTGCGGTCACCATCGGCAAGCAGTTTTTTCCCGCGACCGACCCGGTCGCCGCACTCCTGGCGACATTTGCCATCTACGGAGTCGGCTTTTTGATGCGCCCGCTGGGCGGGTTGCTGTTCGGCCATATCGGCGACCGCCGAGGCCGCCGCAACGTCCTGTCGACGATCATTCTGCTGATGGGTGCGGCAACCGCCGGGGTCGGCATTCTCCCCACCTACGCGGTGATCGGCATCTGGGCACCTGTGCTGTTGCTGGTCTGCCGGTTGATCCAGGGGCTCTCGGCCGGCGCGGAACTCATCGGCTCGAACACGCTGGTGTCGGAGTATTCCGATCCGCGAAGACGTGGCTTCCTGGTCGCCCTTACCTCGGCGTTCGCGGCAGTCCCGCCGATCTTCGCGGCGCTCTTCGTTCTCCTGCTGCAGAACGTCATGACCTCCGCCTCGTTCGCAGCGTGGGGCTGGCGGATCCCCTTCCTGCTCGGCGGCGCCATGTCACTCGTCGGCCTCTACATGCGCCGCCGGCTCAACGAATCGCCCGTCTTCGAGGAAGCTCGCGCCCGAGAAAAGGTTACGCGCGCTCCCTTTCGCGAGGTGTTCACCCAATTCAAGCGTTCACTTTCCGTCACCTTCGCGATCGCGGTCCTCTCCGGCCTGGGCTTCTACATGCTCAGCGGCTATATGTCCAGCTACCTGACGGTACAGGTCGGCATATCCTCGAACAACGCGCTGCTGTCCAACAGCATTTCCTTCGTCGTCGTGTTCATCTTGACCATCGTATCCGGCTACTTGTCGGATCGATGGGGAAGGAAGCCGGTACTGACGGTCGGCACGGTGCTGATGATCATCATGCCGATCCCCGCCTTCCTGATCGCCGGCGGAGGCACTCTGTGGTCCGCCGCGTTCGGCCAGTCGCTGATCGCCATCGGCGTCGGGATCTACGGCGGCACAGTCGGCTCGATATTCATCGAATTGTTCCCCAGCCGGGTGAGGTTCACCGGCGGTGCGATCGGATACAACGCCGCGTACGTGTTGTTTGCCGGAACAGCACCGTTCCTGAGCACCTGGATGATCTCCCGGACGGGGAACAATCTGGCACCTGCGTTCTATATCACCGGCGTAGCGATAGTGGTACTGATCGTGACCTTCTTCCTCAAAGAGACCGCCGGCATTCCCCTGAACCAGATCGACGAAGAGTCTCGCCCAGCACGCAATCTGGTCGAGAATCCCAGCTGA
- a CDS encoding carbon-nitrogen hydrolase family protein, whose protein sequence is MNELTIGCVQFRPIEGDKAGTVKLALSLIDRAAARGAQLIVLPEVWTGTGLATYEKGDFSDIAEPVEGPSVQVLQERARHLGVYIVGSSFTLIDGRYHNIAPVIGPDGIVGSYSKTHLCDAPGRADIPKPFMESDNIVPGSDLPVFETDFGPLGISICADLRWPEVYRVLALKGARIILCVTGFLSPRLDHWEFLLRARATENQVFVVGSGMTGIDPTSGVSFVGRSMIVDPWGVPVAIASDGEGIVTTTIDLDLVDQVREAFPLLTKRRPELYGAMVEEGLPR, encoded by the coding sequence GTGAACGAATTGACCATCGGGTGCGTCCAGTTCAGGCCGATCGAAGGAGACAAGGCCGGCACCGTCAAACTGGCACTCTCCCTGATCGACCGGGCCGCGGCACGCGGTGCGCAGCTGATCGTGTTGCCGGAAGTCTGGACCGGCACCGGCTTGGCCACCTATGAGAAGGGGGACTTCAGCGACATCGCGGAGCCCGTCGAGGGGCCGAGCGTCCAGGTGCTGCAGGAGCGCGCCCGTCACCTTGGCGTCTACATAGTCGGCTCCTCGTTCACCCTGATCGACGGGCGATACCACAACATCGCGCCGGTCATCGGGCCGGACGGGATTGTGGGTTCGTACTCCAAGACCCACCTTTGCGACGCCCCCGGTCGTGCCGACATTCCGAAGCCGTTCATGGAGTCGGACAATATCGTCCCCGGATCCGACCTGCCGGTGTTCGAGACGGACTTCGGACCGCTGGGTATTTCGATCTGCGCGGATCTGCGCTGGCCGGAGGTCTATCGCGTGCTCGCGCTCAAGGGCGCCCGGATCATTTTGTGCGTAACCGGATTCCTCAGCCCGCGCCTCGACCACTGGGAGTTCCTGCTCCGTGCCAGGGCGACCGAGAACCAGGTGTTCGTGGTGGGCTCCGGTATGACCGGGATCGATCCGACCAGCGGTGTCTCGTTCGTCGGACGGTCGATGATCGTGGATCCGTGGGGCGTTCCGGTGGCCATCGCGTCGGACGGCGAAGGAATCGTCACCACGACCATCGATCTCGATCTCGTCGATCAGGTTCGAGAAGCGTTCCCCCTGCTGACAAAGCGTCGGCCGGAACTGTACGGCGCCATGGTCGAGGAAGGCCTGCCGCGCTAG